In the Desulfobacteraceae bacterium genome, GTTGACGATGTGGCCCCCGCCGATGGTGCGCACCGGGGAGTAGCTGCGCACCACGTAGCGGTCGTCGCGCACCCCGGTCACCGGTTCGTCCAGGCGCAGCTGGGCCACGGTGTCCTCGCCGGGGGCCAACTCGTCCCGGTCCAACAGGATGAGGTTGCCCAGCACCTCGCTCGTGCCGGCGTGAAAACGCACCCGGGTTCTGGCCTTCAACGGCTTTTCGTTGCTCTCCAGAAAGTGCAGCGCCACGTCCAGCATATAGGTGGGCTTCAGGGCGCCCGGTGTGGAAACCACGTCACCGCGGTTTACCGCGGCCTTGTCCAGACCTTGAAAGTTGATGGCCGTGCGCATCCCGGCGCGGGCCTCGTTGACGCTGGCGTTGTGGACCTGGATGCCGCGGACCTTGGAGGTGATCATCGACGGGTAGATCATGATGGTCTCGCTCACCCGCACACTTCCCGAAACCAGCGTGCCGGTGATGACGGTGCCGAAACCTTTCATGCTGAAGACCCGGTCCGCCGGCAGCCTGAAAAGGCCGGTGGAGGAGCGGTCGGGCACCCTTGTGGCGATTTCGTCCAGGGTCTTGATGAATTCCGGCAGCCCCTTGCCCGTAACCGCGGAAACCGGCACCACCGGGGCGCCTTCCAGAAAGGTGCCCTCGGCGAACTCCATGATGTCCTCTTGGGCGAGTTCCAGCCACTCCTCGTCCACCATGTCGATCTTGGTCAGCGCGATGAAGCCGTGGCGGATCCCCAGGAGCGTGCAGATCTCCATGTGTTCGCGGGTCTGGGGCATCACCCCCTCGTCGGCCGCGATCACCATCACCACGATGTCGATGCCGGTGGCGCCGGCCACCATGTTCTTGATGAACTTTTCGTGCCCCGGGACATCGACGACCCCCACGTGCTGGCCGCTGGGCAGGTCGAGCGATGCGAACCCCAGCTCGATGGTGATGCCCCGCAGCTTCTCCTCTTTGAGGCGGTCGGTGTCGGTTCCGGTAAGGGCTTTGATCAGGCTGGTTTTACCGTGATCGATGTGTCCCGCGGTGCCCAGGATAATCTGTTTCAATGCGAACGTTCCCCTCTCTGATCTGATGGGAGTTTTCGGAAAAAGCCCGGCCTTGGGATGTTGCGGTGGCCAGATTGGGCTCACGAAGCCGCCGCCCCGGTGGGATGCGGTGGTTCCGGGCGCCAACCGCAGCCAGCACACCGCGCGGCCCAGGGCAGGCGGGCGGGGGAGGGCGCAGCTGTTACAATCTGGGTGGGCGGCCTCGCAGGTAGTCCAGGAAATAGGCCATACCCATGAAAAAAAGCCCCAGACCGACGGTAAACGACAGGTGGAATTCGGGGTAAAACGTGCGCGTCAGCACCACCGCCAAAACGGCGCTCATGATCAATCGTAGCAGAAAACCATAAAATTTGGTCATGGGGTGTATCCATTCGGGGTATCGGAGCGGGTCGTAAAACCGGCGGCGTGAAAAAATGCCGACGCCTTGCGCCCCCCGCCAGCGGATCAGGAGGGCAGCCGGACTGCACCCCCGGAAGCGGTTAACCAACGGTATATCCGGCTAAAATTGTTTGAAAAACGGGCAACTCCCACAGAGGCTCAAATACTATACGAGAGACCCGCAACCGTCAATAAAATTGCGGGGCGATTGTTCAGGGCAAGCCAAAAAGGGTCGGCCCCCAACAATTTCCTTGAAAAGTGCGGGTCGATTTGGTAGTTTCCCATTCTCTTTATGGTGGGTGTAGCTCAGTTGGCAGAGCCCCAGGTTGTGGCCCTGGTTGTCGTGGGTTCAAGTCCCATCACTCACCCCATTTTTACCCCGTCGGGACCGCTTGCGGAATCCCCCCAACCGACGGGTTTTCCGACCGATACACCCGCGGGTCAGCCGGATGGCGCCCAAAGCGCGCATCCGACCGACCCGCGGGTTTCCCCCCATTGTTTTTACGTTCAAATCGAACCAGGCCATTTCTTGATCCCACATCCTGCTGTATTGTAGGGTGAGGCGATTAAACGGTTTTATTCCGCTCTTTTTTTCACTGCATCTTGCCAAATCGGATCCTTGGTTTAATTTTGTCTGTTGCTTGCCTTTTGGCCGAAAACCCCACAGTTCGGTGGGAACTCGCATTTTGGGGGACTGCAGCCATTGGGGGACGTTCAGCCGCAGCCGGCGGCCGCCGGCGCCATCCAAAGAAGGGGGAGGCATACATGAGCAAACACATGCAACTGATCGTCAAAGTCCAGCCGTACTACAAAGAAAATCTGAAAGCGGTTTACCCCAAGATTGCCGGCCACCTGAGCCGTGTTGATCAAGCCCTGGTCGAAAAGAACCCTTCGATCTTCGATCTGGTGGGAAAGCTGGACAAGCTGCTCTACGCCTTGGACGGCAACCCTGCCTTCAAAGAGATTCTGCTCAAGCACAAAGATGCCCTCTTCAATCTGTACGATACCATTCAAAACGCCATTGCCGACTGGCAATTGGCTCAGGCTGACCAGGCGCTGTACAAGCTCGAGGATATTTTTGATGAAATCGAGTGGGAACTGGACAAAGCCTGATTAGGCGATATGGTTTCCATCACGTTTTCTTAAAGGAGGTAAAAATGGGTTTATTCGACTTTATCAGTGACATGGGGGAAAAGCTTTTCGGCAGCCAGGACCAAGCGGCCGAAAAGATCAAGGCTAAAATCGAGGCAGCCAATCCCGGTGTCAAGGACCTCGACGTAACCTTTAAAGACGGCGTCGTCCACCTGAGCGGTACGGCGGAGAGTGCTGAGGCCATGGAAAAAGCGGTCCTGATGGCCGGAAACGTTCAGGGGGTGTCGGAGGTGAAGGCTGAAGGCATCACTGCGCCGCCCCAGCAGGCCAAGGTCGATTACTACGTCATTCAAAAAGGGGATTCCCTATCGGCCATCGCCAAACGCTACTACGGCGATGCCAAGGAGTACCCGCGGATTTTCGAGGCCAACCGTGAGGTTATAAAGAACGCCGACCTGATCTATCCGGGTCAGAAAATCCG is a window encoding:
- the lysM gene encoding peptidoglycan-binding protein LysM, which encodes MGLFDFISDMGEKLFGSQDQAAEKIKAKIEAANPGVKDLDVTFKDGVVHLSGTAESAEAMEKAVLMAGNVQGVSEVKAEGITAPPQQAKVDYYVIQKGDSLSAIAKRYYGDAKEYPRIFEANREVIKNADLIYPGQKIRIPLV
- the selB gene encoding selenocysteine-specific translation elongation factor yields the protein MKQIILGTAGHIDHGKTSLIKALTGTDTDRLKEEKLRGITIELGFASLDLPSGQHVGVVDVPGHEKFIKNMVAGATGIDIVVMVIAADEGVMPQTREHMEICTLLGIRHGFIALTKIDMVDEEWLELAQEDIMEFAEGTFLEGAPVVPVSAVTGKGLPEFIKTLDEIATRVPDRSSTGLFRLPADRVFSMKGFGTVITGTLVSGSVRVSETIMIYPSMITSKVRGIQVHNASVNEARAGMRTAINFQGLDKAAVNRGDVVSTPGALKPTYMLDVALHFLESNEKPLKARTRVRFHAGTSEVLGNLILLDRDELAPGEDTVAQLRLDEPVTGVRDDRYVVRSYSPVRTIGGGHIVNPIPHKHKRLRPEVIEGLHRMMSADPAEVLAYLIEAAGYEGVSFADLKLMTNLPDKQLNTLLQAQLSARAVIQVDKETRLFIHQATYEKLKSEALGQLERYHQKNPLKAGMPKEELKSKFPRLSPKLFTLLLNQMLRDDEIAQAEETVRLADHTVSLGIDQAGVRQKLLDIYMESDLQPPYFKEIAQSLNVTPTQARDVLTLLVDEGTLVKVKEDLYYHTRNLERLKERLVAFLNQEGEISTPQFKDMTGASRKYVIPLIEYFDTKNVTIRIGDIRKLRKG